In the Malassezia vespertilionis chromosome 3, complete sequence genome, one interval contains:
- a CDS encoding uncharacterized protein (EggNog:ENOG503NYZ4; COG:S): protein MSVASKNPFQLLGEGGSDAPPAPANISAFSEAVKPKQQRPVPGAPGSAAPKASTDEPVSRDNRNPRGHGRGGADRGRGARGGRGARGGRGRGAGAGSGSGRVFDRHSATGREDSEKAVRQAWGGVDGEAEAKNEEGAKADAKNDAKADARLDAEDDSATASRTAEDEEEAKTLTLDQYLAAQTEKRAQLNSVTKEHSAAETATDESLYGQRYEREESSYFSGSGAPKKLPQSARKVKQTIEFEPKYEQPSSGRGRGAPRGRGDRGRGSTRGDRGRGSARGSARGSARGSGRDSARGNARPSRGGRSQGAVVNLSDESAFPSLG from the coding sequence ATGTCGGTTGCTAGCAAGAACCCATTCCAACTGCTCGGTGAGGGCGGCAGCGATGCTCCCCCCGCACCCGCGAACATTTCCGCTTTTTCTGAGGCCGTGAAGcccaagcagcagcgtccGGTCCCTGGTGCTCcgggcagcgccgccccCAAAGCAAGCACGGACGAGCCCGTTTCGCGCGACAATCGCAACCCccgcggccatggccgtggcggcgccgacCGCGGCCGTGGTGCGCGTGGTGGCCGTGGTGCGCGTGGCGGCCGTGGCcgtggcgctggcgctggcagTGGCAGCGGCCGCGTCTTTGATCGTCACTCGGCAACCGGCCGCGAGGATAGCGAAAAggctgtgcgccaagcttggGGCGGTGTCGACGGCGAGGCTGAGGCCAAGAACGAAGAGGGTGCCAAGGCCGACGCCAAGAACGACGCCAAGGCCGACGCCAGGCTCGATGCCGAGGACGACAGCGCTACCGCCTCCCGCACcgccgaggacgaggaggaggccAAAACCCTCACGCTCGACCAGTACCTCGCAGCGCAGACCGAGAAGCGTGCCCAGCTCAACTCTGTTACCAAagagcacagcgcggcagAGACTGCGACGGATGAGTCACTCTACGGCCAAAGGTacgagcgcgaggaaaGCTCGTACTTTTCCGGCTCGGGCGCACCAAAGAAGCTGCCGCAGAGTGCCAGGAAGGTCAAGCAGACCATCGAATTCGAGCCGAAGTACGAGCAGCCCTCGTCTGGCCGCGGCCGGGGTGCTCCGCGTGGCCGTGGCGACCGTGGCCGcggcagcacgcgcggcgaccgTGGCCGTGGCAGCGCCCGTGGCAGTGCCCGTGGCAGTGCCCGTGGCAGCGGCCGCGACAGCGCCCGTGGCAATGCCCGCCCCagccgcggcggccgcaGCCAAGGTGCGGTGGTCAACCTTTCCGATGAGTCCGCGTTCCCTTCTCTCGGTTAA
- a CDS encoding uncharacterized protein (TransMembrane:2 (i165-183o195-213i); COG:S; EggNog:ENOG503P5KM) — translation MSARSQRSMRRTQATREQPSTASDTQNSSESAEDAWIETLTGATRDSFTSGARSAALALGPAETERKSADIVRLALFTEYKRQSIKRDDIMKKIIGKPAARAYPIILSSAQNKLRTTFSYELVDIRMRSQENPLLVEQAAELDARTVKRPRTEERAKELASAHAYILRSTLPLTLIAKMAAHTDPPLLDWHEDGQLARMGLLYTILSIVLLHGRQISETRLRALLAQLSLSVDRALPQALQPFVTDADAMDPHLQRLTLDSYLAQLQRHGYLDKVRVQTARGHDGGVPAPEFELRWGPRAEAEVGEPAVAGFVAQLYSEAKPEEGNAIRPDEVFIKQVERAAGSKLVG, via the exons ATGTCTGCGCGTTCCCAgcggagcatgcgccggaCGCAAGCGACCCGGGAGCAGCCAAGCACCGCATCCGACACACAAAACTCTTCAGAGTCTGCTGAAGATGCATGGATTGAGACATTAACAGGTGCAACGCGCGATTCATTTACCAGTGGCGCACGttccgcagcgcttgctctTGGTCCAGCG GAAACGGAGCGTAAGTCTGCGGATATcgtgcgtcttgcgctATTCACCGAGTACAAACGTCAATCCATAAAGCGCGACGATATTATGAAAAAAA TCATCGGCAAGCCAGCGGCCCGTGCATACCCAATTATTCTGAGCAGTGCTCAAaacaagctgcgcaccaCATTTTCGTACGAGCTTGTCGATATCCGCATGCGCTCTCAAGAGAATCCGCTGCTGGTCGAGCAAGCGGCGGAGCTCGACGCTCGCACCGTAAAACGACCCAGGAccgaggagcgcgcaaaagagctCGCATCTGCACATGCGTATATTCTACGATCGACCCTACCTCTTACGCTAATAGCAAAGATGGCCGCGCACACTGACCCGCCGCTGCTAGACTGGCACGAAGATGGCCAGCTTGCACGTATGGGTCTCCTGTACACGATCCTAAGCATCGTTCTCCTGCATGGCCGCCAGATTTCCGAAACACGGCTGCGGGCGCTTTTAGCACAGCTATCACTCTCTGTCGACCGTGCCCTGCCGCAAGCGCTCCAGCCGTTTGTGACGGATGCAGATGCAATGGATCCACACTTGCAAAGGCTTACATTGGATTCCTACCTAgcacagctgcagcgccatggGTATCTAGACAAGGTGCGCGTACAAACCGCGCGAGGCCACGATGGGGGCGTGCCAGCGCCGGAATTTGAATTGCGGTGGGGTCCGCGCGCAGAGGCCGAGGTCGGCGAGCCTGCGGTTGCTGGCTTTGTCGCGCAACTCTACAGCGAGGCGAAGCCCGAGGAAGGCAACGCGATAAGGCCAGACGAGGTATTTATCAAGCAAGTAGAACGGGCCGCGGGCTCCAAATTGGTAGGCTAG
- the REX3 gene encoding RNA exonuclease 3 (COG:L; EggNog:ENOG503NZ08) — translation MFRPLGLLDAIVCPAHREGVCEDQRIGCPYSHNLSKLVPPSSAVQHAPQKRERPPTPSTTQPPKRFAARPVKTGPVKTKEAANDDNSLKCPVLTSNAHPSSTQISLGARQAALRHIFGAFLEFYQPLLRDSRLRTLGEELCVQDALAVEAQVFQRANQYSFRASALSAAVAVKKRNAALLQQAADNAACDVERARECMEQCTETGTNARVLEKRTEAAERVATRLSKERIVKAGFLCPKGDLPALGYMSDIPASFGIGGTCPDGTGENHMCARCSVDFRVAPLTTAQAKEACRFHPGRARREPTSEGSRRRVFRYSCCGRTVDGNALGDDRCATGPHVFKEEALDALHNREPFVTTKELAEQVGSTGALDVAALDCEMSYTTQGLRVTRITLVDEAGEVVFDEMVRCSAPIEILDLNTQFSGIHAEEYEAKAVLSLQEARSLLAQYIGPNTILIGHGLENDLRAIRLVHTNIVDTVQLFPHPRGLPYRMALRDLVSKHLGKIIQAGGAQVGHSSAEDAQMTLELVRWRWKHHRMSIV, via the coding sequence ATGTTTCGCCCTTTGGGGCTTTTGGACGCAATTGTGTGTCCTGCGCACAGAGAAGGCGTGTGCGAGGACCAGCGCATTGGATGCCCCTACTCACACAACTTGTCGAAACTAGTCCCACCGTCTTCGGCCGTTCaacacgcgccgcagaagcgcgagcggccACCGACGCCGTCCACGACACAGCCTCCCAAGCGCTTCGCCGCACGACCAGTGAAAACTGGCCCAGTGAAAACCAAGGAAGCTGCTAATGATGACAATAGTCTCAAGTGCCCTGTACTCACTAGCAACGCACACCCATCTTCTACGCAGATCTCGCTTGGGGCCCGACAAGCAGCCCTGCGTCACATTTTCGGCGCGTTTCTCGAGTTTTACCAGCCGCTCCTGCGCGACTCCCGGCTGCGCACACTTGGAGAGGAGCTGTGTGTGCAAGATGCATTGGCGGTAGAGGCGCAggttttccagcgcgcaaacCAGTACTCTTTTCGAGCGTCGGCATTGAGCGCTGCCGTCGCGGTGAAGAAACGcaacgcagcgctgctccaGCAGGCTGCTGACAATGCGGCATGCGACGTGGAACGTGCGCGTGAATGCATGGAACAGTGCACCGAGACGGGCACAAACGCACGCGTTCTGGAGAAGCGCACCGAGGCTGCGGAGCGTGTAGCGACGCGACTCAGCAaagagcgcatcgtcaagGCTGGATTCCTGTGCCCAAAAGGCGACCTTCCTGCTTTGGGTTACATGAGTGATATACCTGCGTCGTTTGGTATTGGTGGCACATGTCCAGACGGTACTGGCGAGAATCATatgtgcgcgcgatgctcaGTCGATttccgcgtcgcgccacTCACCACCGCACAAGCAAAAGAAGCATGTCGATTTCATCCTGgccgtgctcgccgcgaGCCTACAAGTGAAGGAAGCAGGCGCCGAGTGTTTCGGTACTCGTGTTGTGGCAGGACTGTTGATGGGAATGCATTGGGTGACGACCGCTGCGCGACAGGCCCGCATGTTTTCAAAGAAGAAGCtttggatgcgctgcataATCGAGAGCCGTTTGTCACAACAAAAGAGCTTGCAGAGCAGGTAGGCAGTACAGGCGCCCTGGATGTCGCAGCGCTCGACTGCGAGATGAGTTACACGACACAGGGCCTGCGTGTGACGCGCATCACACTGGTCGACGAGGCCGGCGAAGTCGTGTTTGACGAGATGGTTCGGTGCTCCGCGCCGATCGAAATACTCGACTTGAATACCCAATTTTCCGGCATTCACGCCGAAGAATACGAAGCCAAAGCTGTGCTATCGCTGCAAGAGGCTCGCAGCCTCTTGGCACAGTACATCGGGCCGAATACCATTCTGATTGGACATGGTTTGGAGAATGACTTGCGCGCAATTCGACTCGTGCATACCAACATTGTCGATACTGTCCAGTTATTTCCTCACCCGCGTGGCCTGCCGTATCGCATGGCGCTCCGTGATCTGGTGTCCAAGCACCTTGGCAAGATTATTCAAGCGGGCGGTGCACAAGTCGGGCACTCGTCTGCGGAAGATGCACAGATGACACTCGAGTTGGTCCGCTGGCGTTGGAAACACCACCGCATGTCTATTGTATAG
- the ERG27 gene encoding 3beta-hydroxysteroid 3-dehydrogenase (BUSCO:EOG09262SR7; EggNog:ENOG503NWKM; TransMembrane:1 (o324-344i); COG:I), producing MRPILLVTGANTGVGQGICERILVQLSTPTPSDSKELQGDNSGEVGTPFHAAEGCTLILACRNVAKAKKAAADLERLLVHLHDIEDEALLRHDIPSKWLRSNLVATNREQLRPRTLDLDRKAPVTVRDAVARTKYRQSFCRNTKIDILPLDLASVENSYACADAIKAKYPYLTHMILNAGGASWAGINWPLAIFQMLTNLHCALTRPSYKLQNVGEKSKDGYGWVWQTNTGMHYLLVHELLELMRTSPYNVPSRIIWTGSLEANMGDYYPSDFQCLDKTVSPHPYESTKYQCELAALGMDRALRKKGYAVRAYTAHPGIVASSIFSGVIPGLMLMLMKVAFYVARWTFSREHPIDPYRGAIAASYVAIAPEEGLDSTVRYGARCTFLGKEYVYAGRVDGWTEAPPDTFGFPENKVMLLAQDMLERFDALLVRPPASASWD from the coding sequence ATGCGTCCGATTCTGCTGGTGACTGGCGCAAACACTGGCGTTGGGCAGGGTATATGTGAGCGCATTCTTGTGCAGCTTTCAACTCCAACGCCTTCGGACAGCAAAGAACTACAAGGCGATAATAGCGGCGAAGTTGGCACGCCTTTTCATGCGGCCGAAGGATGTACGTTGATTCTTGCATGCCGAAACGTGGCCAAAGCCAAAAAAGCCGCGGCAGATCTTGAGCGCCTACTTGTGCATCTTCATGATATAGAGGACGaagcgcttttgcgccatGATATTCCGAGCAAGTGGTTGCGTAGCAACTTGGTGGCCACGAACCGTGAGCAACTGCGtccacgcacgctcgactTGGATCGCAAAGCGCCGGTTACTGTACGTGACGCTGTGGCGCGCACAAAATACCGCCAATCGTTTTGCCGCAACACCAAGATTGATATCCTCCCGCTTGATCTTGCGAGTGTGGAGAATTCGTATGCCTGTGCAGATGCAATCAAAGCCAAGTACCCTTACCTTACCCATATGATCCTCAATGCTGGCGGTGCATCGTGGGCAGGCATTAATTGGCCACTTGCCATCTTTCAAATGCTCACGAATTTACACTGCGCGCTTACGCGCCCATCGTACAAGCTGCAAAACGTCGGCGAGAAGAGCAAGGATGGGTATGGCTGGGTGTGGCAAACCAACACCGGAATGCATTACCTGCTAGTGCATGAGCTCTTGGAATTGATGCGTACTTCGCCGTACAATGTTCCATCTCGAATAATATGGACAGGCTCGCTCGAGGCGAATATGGGGGACTATTACCCATCCGATTTCCAGTGCTTGGACAAGACTGTGTCGCCGCACCCGTACGAGTCCACCAAGTACCAATGCGAGCTGGCAGCGCTAGGGATGGATCGTGCGCTTCGAAAGAAGGGATATGCGGTGCGTGCTTACACGGCACATCCTGGTATTGTCGCGAGCAGCATCTTTAGCGGGGTGATTCCTGGGCTCATGCTTATGCTTATGAAGGTCGCGTTTTACGTAGCGCGGTGGACATTCTCGCGAGAGCATCCGATCGATCCTTACAGGGGCGCCATTGCTGCAAGCTACGTTGCTATTGCACCGGAAGAGGGGCTAGATAGTACCGTGCGGTACGGAGCGCGATGTACGTTTCTTGGCAAGGAGTACGTGTATGCTGGTCGTGTCGATGGGTGGACCGAAGCGCCTCCTGATACGTTTGGGTTCCCGGAAAACAAAGTCATGTTGTTGGCGCAAGATATGCTTGAGCGATTTGATGCATTGCTGGTACGGCCGCcagcgagcgcatcgtggGATTGA
- the RPL16A gene encoding 60S ribosomal protein L16A (EggNog:ENOG503NUWA; COG:J), producing the protein MSLQLNTPYIVDGKGHLLGRLASIVAKQLLSGQKVVVVRSELINISGSFFRNKLKYQEFLHKCHMINPKKNGPFHHRAPSRILVRAIRGMIPYKTARGAAAMQNLKVFEGCPPPYDRKKKMVIPDALRVLRLRTGRKYATLKRISAEFGWKYDEVVDKLEAKRLVKNQAFHDRKVAATKRRIAASSAAASELGPINSELELLGY; encoded by the exons ATGTCTTTGCAGTTGAACACCCCATACATTGTCGACGGCAAGGGTCACCTTCTTGGCCGTCTCGCCTCGATCGttgccaagcagctgcttAGCGGACAAAAGGTTGTTGTCGTTCGCTCCGAGCTGATCAACATTTCGGGCAGCTTTTTCCGCAACAAG TTGAAATACCAAGAGTTTCTGCACAAGTGCCACATGATTAACCCGAAGAAGAACGGTCCTTTCCACCACCGTGCTCCTTCGCGCATCCTTGTCCGCGCTATTCGTGGCATGATTCCTTACAAGACTGCGCGTGGTGCCGCTGCTATGCAGAACCTCAAGGTGTTTGAGGGCTGCCCCCCGCCGTACGACCGCAAGAAGAAGATGGTCATTCCCGATGCGCTTCGTGTGCTCCGCCTTAGGACTGGCCGTAAGTACGCTACCCTGAAGCGTATCTCTGCCGAGTTTGGCTGGAAGTACGACGAGGTCGTCGACAAGCTCGAAGCGAAGCGCTTGGTCAAGAACCAGGCCTTCCACGACCGCAAGGTGGCCGCGACGAAGCGTCGTATTGCCGCTAGTTCTGCTGCTGCCAGTGAGCTTGGCCCCATCAACAgcgagctcgagctcctcgggTACTAG
- a CDS encoding uncharacterized protein (EggNog:ENOG503Q3KD; COG:S; TransMembrane:9 (o6-23i47-68o74-94i101-121o141-161i278-300o320-339i351-372o378-400i)), with the protein MDVPIAVGVGLVASFVQSLGLTIQRRSHVHNEALPSSERRSEWQRPLWIAGFVVFLAANISGTIFQIGTLPVVILAPLGAVSLLYNALLARVLLNDFMSQHMVLGSSMIAVGAVMIGYFGNVPEQSHSLADLLALYKRPPFVAFAMLYTLVFVSMLTMAHLTEWQLLWQPTQPARKTRVPPKYRWRNYTQHLWSSPSLAPVEEVSENSSGVMSPVLDEERARLVDSLTLDTEVAKRAHGTLACPSTSKYGSIPLARAPQPAPEERICALELPVNRPTVLALAVAYSATSGSLSGMCLLLAKSGVGLLVLTMQGDNQFNNPMSWILIAVLAIAAFLQLWYLNRSLRLADPVLVCPLAFCFYNISSITLGLVYFDEFSFLGWLDIAFVTLGTALLLWGVWVISLQHTEQEAAPEEVDALAESPVQICWGPGWRDHETQVSDDALERGAASAPLAGPLFVAAAEQQTAEPRRVPKVLPRRSISMPHPSSSFRGTISLDHAMNEGLHYTGRAHMTPQRHPTLYGILVERGLSVGLSPSSPGFHVMPSKRTNTSRCASAQYPRNEQQRHET; encoded by the coding sequence ATGGATGTGCCGATCGCTGTTGGCGTGGGGCTCGTCGCGAGTTTCGTGCAGAGCCTCGGCCTAACAATACAGCGTCGATCACACGTGCACAACGAGGCCCTACCGTCGTCGGAGCGACGTTCCGAATGGCAGCGCCCGCTCTGGATCGCGGGCTTTGTAGTGTTCCTTGCGGCGAACATCAGTGGCACCATCTTCCAGATCGGGACGCTCCCTGTCGTGAttctcgcgccgctcggtGCCGTGAGTCTTTTATACAATGCCTTGCTTGCACGTGTGCTGCTAAACGATTTCATGTCGCAGCACATGGTCCTGGGCTCGTCGATGATTGCTGTCGGAGCGGTGATGATTGGATACTTTGGCAACGTCCCGGAGCAGTCACACTCGCTTGCAGATTTACTTGCACTGTACAAGCGGCCGCCTTTTGTCGCATTTGCGATGCTCTACACGCTCGTGTTTGTATCGATGCTTACAATGGCGCACCTCACCGAATGGCAGCTTTTGTGGCAGCCGACGCAGCCTGCACGAAAAACTCGTGTCCCGCCCAAGTACCGATGGCGCAACTATACACAGCATTTGTGGTCATCACCGTCGCTCGCGCCTGTTGAGGAAGTGAGCGAGAACAGCTCGGGGGTCATGTCCCCGGTGCTCGATGAGGAACgtgcgcggctcgtcgaTTCCCTCACGCTCGATACAGAAGTggcaaagcgtgcgcatgGGACGCTTGCATGTCCATCCACGTCCAAGTATGGGAGTATtccgctcgcgcgtgcgccgcagccagcGCCAGAGGAGCGGATTTgtgcgctggagctgcCTGTGAATCGGCCTACTGTGCTTGCACTTGCAGTCGCATACAGTGCTACGAGCGGCTCGTTGAGCGGTATGTGCCTCTTGTTGGCCAAGAGCGGTGTCGGTCTTCTTGTCCTGACTATGCAAGGCGATAACCAGTTCAACAATCCCATGAGCTGGATCCTGATTGCTGTGCTGGCAATTGCTGCATTCCTGCAGCTCTGGTACCTGAATAGGAGCTTGCGGCTTGCCGATCCAGTCCTGGTGTGTCCACTCGCGTTCTGCTTCTATAATATTTCTTCGATCACGCTCGGCCTCGTGTATTTCGACGAATTTTCATTCCTGGGCTGGCTCGATATCGCATTTGTCACGCTAGGaactgcgctgctgctctgGGGCGTATGGGTCAtctcgctgcagcacacggAGCAGGAGGCGGCGCCAGAGGAGGTGGACGCGCTTGCAGAATCGCCCGTACAGATATGCTGGGGCCCGGGATGGCGGGACCACGAGACACAGGTAAGCGATGACGCACTGGAgcgtggcgctgcaagtgcgccgcttgcaggGCCACTGTTTGTCGCTGCTGCTGAACAGCAGACAGCAGAGCCGCGTCGCGTGCCGAAGGTGCTGCCACGCCGCTCAATATCGATGCCTCACCCAAGCTCATCCTTCCGTGGAACGATTTCGCTGGACCATGCGATGAACGAAGGGTTACATTACACTGGCCGTGCACACATGACACCACAACGACACCCCACTTTGTATGGGATCCTGGTAGAGCGTGGATTAAGTGTTGGTCTTAGTCCAAGTTCGCCCGGATTCCATGTGATGCCCTCCAAACGTACAAACACGTCGCGATGTGCGAGCGCCCAATACCCACGAAACGAACAGCAACGTCACGAAACATAG
- a CDS encoding phosphoinositide phospholipase C (BUSCO:EOG09260GIX; EggNog:ENOG503NVPM; COG:I): protein MQPLQGLQTRLADWKQSTKAFRRMRVDSSARDHATATVQAAAPRGAGTIELEPLDEIIPETLKRGEPMLKVTPKKAAQRVFAVDTDQAFIAWASKRNNIVPLYAIRDVRIGANARTYRQALHIADEHEPRWISVIYQTPKAYKAVHMVALSAESMQRWCDALLRVLAQRLALLTGRAHPSSTQYHWLNASWRDTDTALDLGGVQRLCRRTGIQCGMRELRAHFDAADTEHCGVLHFASFQRFVAALKRRTDIEQIFERVAGGASVLSSDAFSRFIAEEQGEDWGADEQARVYARYSTNGDMRLDGFHAFLLSTDNLAESSPSGPLQHPLTDYFISSSHNTYLVGGQWKGDSTVEGYVRALQQGAKSVELDCWDGPNGQPQVTHGRTLTSRVPFDDVVAAVAQYAFVASPYPLILSLEVHNDVAQQERIAHILTERLGHMLVTSRVAEEADDCLPSPEQLRHKVLVKCKHWPLIHTLEQRGEFGDDMSLSTTDHTESEGDSFLDQARGLVRQMRRPLLKEPRDFPVMSDKLVHLLVYTVGVRFRGINKKEHYAPEHIFSLSEYKALRIIRQGNADLVKHNVVHLTRVYPSLNSLSRLNNSANFLPHTMWAAGCQLVALNWQTRDRGMEMNHAFFAGGAGYRLKPPGLRVRSTLKSTGQAVRITIALTLISAQQLPSGRDDNIAPYVTFSVDAPVQWGKHTQVQVGHEDEHVRSPGALPRTAAASGGLMPSWNTQCTLHIDVPATQGTEKILEHRGTIPQVTHGLLDLCFLRFQVMDEQPGMPVALGSSMVNLGQLRSGYRHIPLYDTQLSRLLYSSLFMHIQYTHVELVNGRF from the exons ATGCA ACCGTTGCAAGGCCTGCAAACCCGCTTGGCCGACTGGAAACAAAGCACAAAAGCATTTCGCAGGATGCGCGTAGATagcagcgcacgcgatCATGCTACTGCGACAGTACAagcggcagcgccacgcggcgctggcacgATTGAGCTCGAGCCCTTGGACGAGATCATCCCCGAAACACTCAAGCGCGGTGAGCCGATGCTCAAAGTGACGCCGAAAAAAGCCGCACAGCGTGTGTTTGCGGTAGATACCGACCAGGCGTTTATCGCGTGGGCGAGCAAGAGGAACAACATCGTGCCGCTGTACGCGAtccgcgacgtgcgcatcggcgcaaatgcacgcacatACCGCCAAGCACTGCACATTGCTGACGAGCACGAGCCACGGTGGATTTCGGTGATTTATCAAACGCCCAAAGCATACAAAGCGGTGCACATGGTGGCGCTTTCCGCCGAgtccatgcagcgctggtGCGACGCATTGCTccgcgtgcttgcgcagcggctcgcgctccttACCGGGCGTGCACATCCTTCCAGCACGCAGTACCATTGGCTGAATGCGTCGTGGCGCGATACAGATACTGCGCTAGATCTCGGTGGGGTCCAGCGGCTGTGTAGGCGAACCGGGATCCAgtgcggcatgcgcgaactacgcgcgcatttcgACGCCGCGGATACCGAGCATTGCGGCGTGCTGCATTTCGCATCCTTCCAACGTTTTGTCGCGGCACTCAAGCGCAGGACGGATATCGAGCAAATATTTGAGCGGgtcgctggcggcgcgtctgTGCTATCCTCTGACGCATTTTCGCGCTTCATAGCTGAGGAGCAAGGCGAGGATTGGGGTGCAgacgagcaagcgcgcgtaTATGCGCGGTACAGCACAAATGGCGACATGCGCCTGGACGGATTCCATGCGTTTCTTCTCTCGACCGATAATCTCGCCGAGTCGAGCCCAAGCGGCccgctgcagcatccaTTGACTGACTATTTTATCAGCTCGAGTCACAATACGTACCTAGTCGGTGGGCAGTGGAAGGGCGACAGCACCGTGGAAGGCTacgtgcgtgcgctgcagcaaggTGCGAAAAGCGTCGAACTCGACTGCTGGGACGGCCCCAACGGCCAGCCCCAAGTCACGCACGGCCGCACGCTCACGAGCCGTGTGCCTTTTGACGACGTTGTTGCCGCTGTCGCGCAGTATGCGTTTGTTGCATCACCGTACCCCCTGATTCTGTCGCTTGAAGTACACAACGACGTGGCACagcaggagcgcatcgcacacATCCTTACCGAGCGACTCGGCCACATGCTCGTCACGTCGCGTGTTGCAGAGGAAGCGGACGACTGCCTGCCGAGCcccgagcagctgcggcacaaGGTGCTGGTCAAGTGCAAGCACTGGCCGCTAATTcacacgctcgagcagcgtggCGAGTTTGGGGACGACATGTCGCTCTCCACTACCGACCACACCGAGTCCGAAGGCGACTCGTTTCTGGACCAAGCGCGTGGTTTGGTACGGCAGATGCGGCGCCCGCTGCTCAAAGAGCCGCGCGATTTTCCTGTGATGTCGGATAAACTGGTCCACTTGCTGGTCTACACCGTCGGCGTGCGGTTTCGCGGGATCAACAAGAAGGAGCACTACGCGCCCGAGCACATCTTCTCTTTGTCCGAGTACAAGGCATTGCGGATCATTCGGCAGGGCAATGCGGATCTCGTAAAACACAATGTCGTGCACCTCACGCGCGTTTACCCTTCGCTAAACAGCCTCAGCCGGCTGAACAACAGCGCCAACTTTCTTCCCCACACCATGTGGGCGGCTGGGTGCCAGCTGGTCGCGCTGAACTGGCAGACACGCGATCGGGGCATGGAGATGAACCATGCGTTTTTTGCCGGCGGTGCAGGCTACCGACTCAAGCCGCCCGggctgcgtgtgcgcagcacgctgAAAAGCACAGGACAGGCCGTGCGGATAACCATTGCTCTCACGCTCATCTCTGCACAGCAGCTTCCGAGCGGGCGCGACGACAACATCGCACCCTACGTTACATTCTCCGTCGATGCGCCGGTGCAATGGGGCAAGCACACACAGGTGCAAGTGGGCCATGAAGACGAGCATGTACGCTCGcccggcgcactgccgcgcactgccgcagcgagcggcggGTTAATGCCCAGCTGGAATACACAGTGCACCCTTCACATTGACGTGCCCGCGACGCAGGGCACGGAGAAGATACTGGAGCACCGCGGCACGATTCCCCAAGTGACACACGGCCTCCTGGACCTATGTTTTCTACGGTTCCAGGTGATGGACGAGCAGCCGGGGATGCCTGTGGCGCTTGGCTCCAGTATGGTCAACCTCggccagctgcgcagcggctaCCGCCACATTCCCTTGTACGATACGCAACTCTCGCGACTCTTGTACTCCTCGCTGTTTATGCATATACAGTATACCCACGTAGAGCTAGTGAATGGACGCTTTTAA